One window of the Streptomyces sp. ITFR-21 genome contains the following:
- a CDS encoding YDG/SRA domain-containing protein: MIGEIPNVEVGQLYESRRLAHEAGVHRPLQAGICGTKKTGAESIVVSGGYKDDDDYGKVIIYTGHGGQDGSRNQVSDQTLDDPGNAALVTSHLEGLPVRVIRGAHSGSSYAPTSGYRYDGLYRVTSYGSKPGIDGFLIWQFRLEAYDDTPPPEAVQQELREPSEPRPGPVPEQPSPGTEVPERVTTSVQRIVRSTAVTRQVKSWYDGACQICATTVQLPGGNYSEGAHVQALGSPHNGPDITGNVLCLCPTCHVMFDGGAIVLLDDLTIVRHGEPAGRLRTHPKHVINFACVAKHRDRWRQ, translated from the coding sequence ATGATTGGCGAGATACCCAACGTCGAGGTCGGTCAACTGTACGAGAGTCGCCGACTTGCCCACGAGGCCGGCGTTCATCGGCCGCTTCAGGCCGGGATCTGCGGGACGAAGAAGACCGGCGCCGAGTCGATCGTCGTGTCTGGTGGCTACAAAGATGACGACGACTACGGCAAAGTCATCATCTACACCGGGCACGGCGGCCAGGACGGCTCAAGGAACCAGGTCAGCGATCAGACCCTTGACGACCCAGGCAACGCAGCCCTGGTAACGAGCCACTTGGAGGGCCTGCCCGTCCGCGTGATCCGCGGAGCACATAGCGGCTCCAGTTACGCTCCCACCAGCGGGTACCGGTACGACGGGCTGTACCGGGTCACCAGTTACGGCAGCAAGCCAGGCATAGACGGCTTCCTCATCTGGCAATTCAGGCTCGAAGCTTATGACGACACCCCACCTCCCGAAGCGGTGCAGCAGGAGCTACGTGAGCCATCCGAACCGCGCCCCGGGCCTGTGCCGGAGCAGCCATCCCCGGGGACAGAGGTCCCCGAGCGCGTGACCACGAGCGTGCAGCGCATCGTTCGCAGCACAGCAGTAACTCGGCAGGTAAAGAGCTGGTACGACGGCGCCTGCCAGATCTGTGCCACAACGGTTCAGCTCCCCGGGGGGAACTACAGCGAGGGAGCGCACGTACAGGCCCTTGGTAGCCCGCACAACGGGCCGGACATCACCGGCAACGTGCTCTGCCTATGCCCCACTTGTCACGTCATGTTCGACGGAGGAGCAATCGTCCTGCTGGACGACCTCACGATCGTTCGGCACGGTGAGCCCGCCGGCCGGCTCCGCACTCACCCGAAGCACGTCATCAACTTTGCCTGCGTAGCGAAGCACCGCGATCGGTGGCGTCAGTAA
- a CDS encoding transposase, whose product MESMGKKKPRSRRSFTPQFKAEIVELCQRGDRSMGQIAKDFDLTETAVRDWVKQAEVDAGERDGLTSGERGELAAPRRENRRPREDVDILKRATAFFAKETR is encoded by the coding sequence ATGGAGAGCATGGGGAAGAAGAAGCCTCGCTCTCGCCGCTCGTTCACGCCGCAGTTCAAGGCCGAGATCGTCGAGCTTTGCCAGCGCGGTGACCGCTCGATGGGTCAGATCGCGAAGGACTTCGATCTGACCGAGACCGCGGTGCGTGACTGGGTCAAGCAGGCTGAGGTCGACGCCGGCGAGCGGGACGGCCTGACCAGCGGCGAACGCGGGGAACTGGCCGCACCGCGGCGGGAGAACCGCCGACCGCGCGAGGACGTCGACATCCTCAAGCGGGCCACGGCTTTCTTCGCGAAGGAGACCCGGTGA
- a CDS encoding IS3 family transposase yields the protein MSRYGFIETMRLDTTEYAHPVEFMCERLDVSKSGYYEWRNRPDSATAHRREELKLLIKKAFDMSDSTYGYRRVHAQLVRWGCPAGLELVRLLMRELALVPCQPEPKRWSLTQAAASGVPDLVSRNFTADAPGEKLVGDITYVKTGEGWLYLATVIDCCTKEVIGYAMDDHYQTPLISQAIRNAARNRKLADGAIFHSDRGSNYMSAEFAATLKQFGLRRSSGRTGVCWDNAMAESFFGALKNERVSRVTYPTREDARQDITRYIELWYNHKRLHSAVGYRPPREVHAEYMEFRIAA from the coding sequence GTGAGCAGGTACGGGTTCATCGAGACGATGCGGCTCGACACCACGGAGTACGCGCATCCCGTCGAGTTCATGTGTGAACGGCTCGACGTGTCCAAGTCCGGCTATTACGAATGGCGGAACCGCCCGGATTCTGCCACAGCCCATCGGCGTGAGGAATTGAAACTGCTCATCAAGAAGGCATTCGACATGTCGGACAGCACCTACGGATACCGGCGCGTCCACGCCCAGCTCGTCCGCTGGGGCTGCCCCGCCGGCCTGGAGCTGGTCCGCCTGCTGATGCGTGAGCTGGCTCTGGTGCCCTGCCAGCCCGAGCCGAAGCGGTGGTCGCTCACCCAGGCCGCAGCCAGCGGCGTGCCGGACCTTGTCAGCCGGAACTTCACTGCCGACGCGCCCGGCGAAAAACTCGTCGGCGACATAACCTACGTAAAAACCGGAGAAGGATGGCTTTATCTCGCGACCGTCATCGACTGCTGCACGAAGGAAGTCATCGGCTACGCGATGGACGACCACTACCAAACTCCTCTCATATCCCAGGCCATCCGCAACGCGGCGCGGAACAGGAAACTCGCCGACGGTGCAATATTCCACTCCGATCGCGGATCGAACTACATGTCCGCCGAGTTCGCGGCGACGCTGAAACAGTTCGGGCTCCGCCGGTCATCCGGACGTACCGGCGTCTGCTGGGATAACGCGATGGCGGAATCATTCTTCGGCGCTCTGAAGAACGAGCGGGTTTCCCGCGTGACGTACCCGACCCGAGAGGACGCCCGACAGGACATCACCCGATACATCGAACTCTGGTACAATCACAAACGCCTCCACTCGGCTGTCGGATACCGCCCACCGCGAGAAGTTCACGCCGAATACATGGAGTTTCGTATAGCCGCGTGA
- a CDS encoding IS3 family transposase yields MTVHPFIEAEKHAGHSVKRACELLKVSRATYYARRTAAPGPRAVRDAGLTGQITAVHTRSRGTYGAPRVHAALQHDGAVCGRRRAARLMRAAGLAGVHRRRRHLTTVPDPRAAARPDLIARGFQPDPTGLDTRWCGDITYLPTDEGWLYLATVIDIASRRIVGWETADHMRTDLVADALTAACRQRRPMRPVIFHSDRGSQYTSRQFAALADQFGVRLSVGRTGQCRDNALAESFFATIKRELLDTRTWPTRAAARIAIFDFIEGWYNLHRLHSSLGYLSPADYETTHAA; encoded by the coding sequence GTGACGGTTCACCCGTTCATCGAGGCGGAGAAACACGCAGGTCACAGCGTCAAACGCGCCTGTGAGCTCTTGAAGGTCTCCCGAGCCACCTACTACGCCCGCCGTACCGCGGCACCCGGTCCCCGCGCCGTCCGCGACGCCGGACTGACCGGGCAGATCACCGCCGTCCACACGAGGTCGCGGGGAACTTACGGTGCCCCGCGGGTCCACGCCGCGCTGCAGCACGACGGTGCCGTGTGCGGGCGTCGCCGTGCCGCCCGGCTGATGCGGGCGGCCGGGCTGGCAGGCGTGCATCGCCGACGACGGCACCTGACCACCGTTCCCGATCCGCGGGCCGCCGCCCGTCCCGACCTCATCGCCCGGGGCTTCCAGCCCGACCCCACTGGGCTGGATACACGCTGGTGCGGTGACATCACCTACCTCCCGACCGACGAGGGCTGGCTCTATCTGGCCACCGTCATCGACATCGCCTCACGCCGAATCGTCGGCTGGGAGACCGCCGACCACATGCGCACCGATCTTGTGGCCGACGCCCTGACCGCCGCCTGCCGGCAGCGTCGCCCGATGCGACCGGTGATCTTTCACTCGGACCGCGGAAGCCAGTACACCAGCCGGCAATTCGCCGCCCTGGCAGACCAGTTCGGGGTTCGTCTGTCGGTCGGCCGCACCGGGCAATGCCGGGACAATGCACTGGCCGAATCGTTCTTCGCCACCATCAAACGGGAACTGCTCGACACGCGCACCTGGCCCACCCGGGCAGCCGCACGCATCGCGATCTTCGACTTCATCGAGGGCTGGTACAACTTGCACCGCCTGCACAGCAGCCTCGGCTACCTCAGCCCCGCCGACTACGAGACCACACACGCAGCCTGA
- a CDS encoding ATP-binding protein has translation MVTPEQTTPPQSTRAAFASVACTPRAARAFARVTLRARGRQALIEQAEAVVSELVTNAVKATLRSSQDTGRLASPTPVSLALLLNEGVLHIAVQDSAAEQPALQVPDEDAEHGRGLLLVAALSLVFNLARHPTC, from the coding sequence ATGGTGACGCCTGAACAAACCACACCCCCGCAAAGCACTCGCGCCGCCTTCGCCTCCGTCGCCTGCACGCCCCGCGCCGCCCGCGCCTTTGCCCGGGTCACCTTGCGGGCGCGGGGACGGCAGGCCCTCATTGAGCAGGCCGAGGCCGTCGTGAGCGAGCTGGTCACCAACGCCGTCAAAGCCACCCTGCGAAGCAGCCAGGACACAGGCAGGCTTGCCAGCCCCACCCCGGTGAGCCTTGCACTTCTCCTGAACGAGGGCGTCCTGCACATCGCCGTGCAGGACAGCGCCGCCGAACAGCCGGCGCTCCAAGTCCCGGACGAAGACGCCGAACACGGTCGCGGGTTGCTCCTGGTGGCGGCGCTCAGCTTGGTGTTTAACCTCGCACGTCACCCGACCTGCTGA
- a CDS encoding FtsK/SpoIIIE domain-containing protein, with product MAVVTVLVLTGAGVAGVLILRRVRPNLYWMLVGGPVARVRVGWSYGSVMDACGLAVPPSRARIAVAKALRREMPANRPPKLLRLRTTRTGLVARIRLQAGQDAFDVASAADRLRHSWHLHQVTVKELRSGILELTMTGYDVLARVRVPARAKRSALRVPVAMREDGTLHYRDFRKVPHCLTVGATESGKSVYQRGLVKELASQPVALVGIDCKGVELAPLARRFTAMADNPDTAADLLDALVTEMTDRFQVIRAAQRVSADTPDAEITSDIWGLPEAIRPVPIVVVVDEVAELLLISSAAQKKRRERIITSLIRLGQLARAAGIYLEICGQRFGSELGDGVTALRAQLTGRVCHRVNDEASAKMAFGDISPEALSSVLAIVPDQPGVAVAADTSGGWSRIRTPNTTLRDAVSVCTEHAGLTPLVPALANFRPHLAPLAPGATVTKPVPATA from the coding sequence ATCGCCGTGGTGACGGTTCTGGTGCTGACCGGTGCGGGGGTCGCGGGTGTGCTGATCCTGCGCCGGGTCCGGCCGAATCTGTACTGGATGCTGGTCGGGGGTCCGGTGGCCCGGGTGCGGGTGGGTTGGTCGTACGGGTCGGTGATGGACGCGTGCGGGTTGGCGGTTCCTCCGTCCCGTGCCCGGATCGCGGTCGCCAAGGCGTTACGTCGGGAGATGCCGGCGAACCGTCCGCCCAAGCTGCTGCGGCTGCGCACCACCCGGACCGGTCTGGTGGCCCGGATTCGGTTGCAGGCGGGGCAGGACGCGTTCGATGTGGCCTCGGCCGCCGACCGGCTGCGGCACTCCTGGCACCTGCACCAGGTCACGGTCAAGGAGCTGCGCTCCGGCATCCTGGAACTGACCATGACCGGGTATGACGTGCTGGCTCGGGTGCGGGTGCCGGCCCGTGCGAAGCGTTCGGCGCTGCGGGTCCCGGTGGCGATGCGGGAAGACGGCACGCTGCATTACCGGGACTTCCGGAAGGTTCCGCACTGCCTGACCGTGGGCGCCACCGAGTCAGGCAAGTCGGTCTATCAGCGCGGCCTGGTCAAGGAACTGGCCTCGCAGCCGGTCGCGCTGGTGGGCATCGACTGCAAGGGGGTTGAACTGGCCCCGCTGGCCCGCCGGTTTACCGCCATGGCCGACAACCCCGACACCGCCGCTGATCTCCTGGACGCGTTGGTGACGGAGATGACCGACCGGTTCCAGGTCATCCGGGCCGCCCAGCGGGTCAGCGCGGACACCCCCGACGCGGAGATCACCTCCGACATCTGGGGCCTGCCCGAAGCGATACGGCCCGTGCCGATCGTGGTGGTGGTCGATGAGGTTGCCGAACTGCTGCTGATCTCGTCCGCCGCGCAGAAGAAGCGGCGGGAGCGGATCATCACCAGCCTGATCCGGCTGGGTCAGCTCGCGCGAGCCGCCGGCATCTATCTGGAGATCTGCGGGCAGCGTTTCGGCTCCGAACTCGGCGACGGCGTGACCGCGCTGCGGGCGCAGCTCACCGGCCGTGTCTGTCACCGCGTCAACGATGAAGCCTCCGCGAAGATGGCGTTCGGCGACATCTCTCCCGAAGCCCTGTCCTCCGTGCTCGCGATCGTCCCCGATCAGCCCGGGGTAGCGGTCGCCGCCGACACCTCCGGCGGCTGGTCCCGCATCCGCACACCCAACACCACCCTGCGCGACGCGGTAAGCGTCTGCACCGAACACGCCGGCCTCACGCCACTCGTGCCCGCGCTCGCCAACTTCCGCCCGCACCTGGCACCCCTGGCCCCCGGCGCGACCGTGACCAAGCCGGTCCCCGCCACCGCCTGA
- a CDS encoding tyrosine-type recombinase/integrase — protein MIARRLLVVGDNPDARLFTGPRGGRITTAVLRDATHWDEVVNKLGYEHLGRHDLRHTGLTWLADAGVPLHVLRMIAGHGSLQTTQRYLHPDLQSVVRAGHDLSTHLTGVRAPPPPPPALSAALRQL, from the coding sequence ATGATCGCCCGGCGCCTGCTCGTTGTCGGCGACAACCCCGACGCCCGGCTGTTCACCGGACCCCGCGGCGGACGCATCACCACCGCCGTCCTGCGCGACGCCACCCACTGGGACGAGGTGGTCAACAAGCTCGGCTACGAGCACCTGGGCCGCCATGACCTGCGCCACACCGGCCTGACCTGGCTGGCCGACGCCGGAGTACCCCTGCACGTCCTGCGAATGATCGCCGGCCACGGATCACTGCAGACCACCCAGCGCTACCTCCACCCCGACCTGCAAAGCGTCGTCCGCGCCGGACACGACCTCAGCACCCACCTCACCGGAGTCCGCGCACCTCCCCCGCCACCGCCGGCTCTGTCCGCAGCCCTCAGGCAGTTGTAG
- a CDS encoding IS630 family transposase, protein MGPPPYLRRHGACRSGRRGHQRPAGPAAAWTHAAIADQVAGTVFAPISASQVGRILADLDLKPHKVTGWLTRRDTPDFWERVTDICGLYRDPPSGAVVLSIDEKTAIQARERRYPSQPPAPGRTPRREFEYRRHGTASIVAALDVTTGQTLIETIQRNNAATFTAFLNRLDRLLPRDKDVHVVLDNGSSHTAKHTKEWLAAHPRWHVHWTPPHASWLNQAELVFSALTRAVLRYGDFTSRDDLIAKMDTWMIQRNEHARPFRWTALDPL, encoded by the coding sequence ATCGGGCCGCCCCCGTATCTACGACGACATGGTGCGTGTCGCAGTGGTCGCCGCGGCCACCAGCGCCCCGCCGGCCCGGCCGCGGCCTGGACCCACGCGGCGATCGCCGACCAGGTCGCGGGCACCGTGTTCGCGCCGATCTCCGCATCCCAGGTCGGCCGGATCCTGGCCGACCTGGACCTCAAGCCGCACAAAGTCACCGGCTGGCTCACCCGCCGCGACACCCCCGACTTCTGGGAACGCGTCACAGACATCTGCGGCCTCTACCGCGACCCGCCGAGCGGGGCGGTCGTGCTGTCCATCGATGAGAAGACCGCCATCCAGGCCCGCGAACGCCGCTATCCCTCCCAGCCACCGGCACCGGGCCGAACCCCCCGCCGCGAATTTGAATACCGCCGGCACGGCACCGCCTCGATCGTCGCCGCCCTCGACGTCACCACCGGGCAGACCCTGATCGAGACGATCCAGCGCAACAACGCCGCGACCTTCACCGCGTTCCTGAACCGGCTCGACCGGCTCCTGCCCCGTGACAAGGACGTCCACGTCGTCCTCGACAACGGCTCCTCGCACACCGCCAAACACACCAAGGAGTGGCTCGCCGCCCACCCGCGCTGGCACGTCCACTGGACCCCGCCCCATGCCTCCTGGCTCAACCAGGCCGAACTCGTCTTCTCCGCGCTGACCCGCGCGGTCCTGCGCTACGGCGACTTCACCAGCCGGGACGACCTGATCGCAAAGATGGACACCTGGATGATCCAGCGGAACGAACACGCCCGCCCGTTCCGCTGGACTGCGCTTGATCCGCTTTGA
- a CDS encoding nuclease-related domain-containing protein, which translates to MSDLQVSEWKRYGQDRLYVNRADGEAVAWFDRRIGHLEVLVDGYRDAALDALAPHVAASPASPPPSALHPPRASLGGPSTLSPEFDLASNRPGEALRVKVRELSPGALGRVLAHLLHRRTEADPWRAGLVGERIVGKELGQLSRHGWRTLHSIPLPRLDADIDHLLIGPGGVFTINTKNHRGAKVWVGDDSARVNGGDPHPYVRKIRREAARVSHVLSERCPFPVQANALLVFVAPATLTKVPTLHDVGVLRDRELAAMTPMTGVLTAAQIETAYAVARDRRSWETA; encoded by the coding sequence ATGAGCGACTTACAGGTGTCGGAGTGGAAGCGGTACGGGCAGGACCGGCTTTACGTGAACCGGGCAGACGGAGAGGCTGTCGCCTGGTTCGACCGGCGGATAGGGCACCTCGAAGTCCTGGTCGACGGCTATCGGGACGCTGCACTGGACGCCCTGGCCCCGCATGTCGCCGCTTCGCCAGCCTCCCCACCACCCTCGGCGCTCCATCCGCCGAGGGCTTCGCTCGGCGGGCCCTCCACACTTTCCCCTGAGTTCGATCTAGCCTCGAACCGGCCCGGCGAAGCTCTGCGCGTCAAGGTACGAGAGTTGTCGCCCGGCGCCTTGGGCCGAGTGCTCGCACACCTGCTGCACCGTCGCACGGAGGCAGATCCCTGGCGGGCCGGGCTGGTCGGTGAACGGATCGTCGGCAAGGAACTCGGTCAGCTCTCGCGCCACGGGTGGCGCACTCTGCACTCGATACCACTACCCCGCCTCGACGCGGACATAGATCATCTCCTGATCGGCCCTGGCGGCGTCTTCACGATCAACACCAAGAACCACCGAGGAGCGAAGGTGTGGGTGGGGGACGACTCGGCGCGGGTGAACGGCGGTGACCCGCATCCCTACGTTCGAAAGATCCGCCGGGAGGCGGCCCGCGTGAGCCACGTGCTCTCTGAGCGTTGCCCGTTCCCTGTCCAGGCGAACGCGCTCTTGGTCTTCGTCGCGCCGGCGACTCTCACGAAGGTTCCGACGCTTCACGACGTAGGCGTCTTGCGCGACCGCGAGTTGGCCGCGATGACTCCGATGACCGGCGTGCTGACCGCCGCGCAGATTGAGACGGCGTACGCAGTGGCTCGCGACCGCCGATCGTGGGAGACCGCTTGA
- a CDS encoding transposase, which produces MKETRKHEVAPPGKYTPEFREEAVRVALQSSRTISETARELELNPEALRGWVKKYQKQNEPAAGSPLTLDERARLKEQDRRIRELEMENVFLKKCAAYFAKDPR; this is translated from the coding sequence GTGAAGGAAACGAGGAAGCACGAAGTGGCGCCACCCGGTAAGTACACCCCGGAGTTCCGTGAGGAAGCTGTCCGGGTCGCACTCCAGTCCAGTAGGACCATCTCTGAGACGGCCCGCGAGCTCGAATTGAACCCGGAGGCGCTCCGGGGCTGGGTGAAGAAGTACCAGAAGCAGAACGAGCCAGCGGCAGGTTCGCCGTTGACGCTGGATGAGCGGGCACGCCTGAAGGAACAGGACCGGCGTATCCGTGAACTGGAGATGGAGAACGTTTTCCTGAAAAAATGCGCGGCGTACTTCGCGAAGGATCCCCGGTAG
- a CDS encoding GntR family transcriptional regulator: MGTPDAGRQPKYQRIADALRDAIQSGEYGPGDRLPGENDLMATYEVARMTARQALGVLQTEGVAESRKGAGVFVRSFRPLRRRGIQRLARSQWGEGRSIWEIDTEDRTLVVDQLKVTEEESPERIAEVLGMMTGDPMCVRSRRFVLDGKPILLAKSYLSASLVAGSAITQEDTGPGGMYARLAELGFKPVHFREEIRSRMPSSDEAQRLGLAMGTPVILIVRTAFADEGRAVEVNEMTLDSASYILEYDFDA, encoded by the coding sequence ATGGGCACCCCTGACGCTGGGCGTCAGCCGAAGTACCAGCGGATCGCCGACGCGCTGCGCGACGCGATCCAATCGGGCGAGTACGGCCCGGGTGACCGGTTGCCTGGAGAGAACGACCTCATGGCTACCTACGAGGTCGCCCGGATGACGGCCCGGCAGGCGCTTGGCGTGCTCCAGACCGAAGGCGTGGCCGAATCCCGTAAGGGAGCCGGCGTCTTTGTGCGATCTTTCCGCCCGCTTCGCCGACGTGGCATCCAGCGGCTTGCTCGGTCGCAGTGGGGCGAAGGGCGTTCGATCTGGGAAATCGACACCGAAGACCGAACGCTGGTGGTTGATCAGCTCAAGGTGACGGAGGAAGAGTCGCCGGAGCGCATTGCCGAAGTGCTCGGCATGATGACGGGTGACCCGATGTGCGTACGGAGCCGACGGTTCGTCTTGGACGGGAAGCCCATTCTGCTGGCGAAGTCCTACCTGTCCGCGAGCTTGGTAGCAGGCTCGGCCATTACCCAAGAAGACACTGGACCAGGCGGAATGTATGCGCGACTCGCCGAACTTGGCTTCAAGCCAGTGCACTTCCGCGAAGAGATCCGCAGCCGCATGCCGTCCTCTGACGAGGCGCAGCGACTCGGCCTGGCCATGGGTACACCGGTCATCCTGATCGTGCGTACCGCCTTCGCCGACGAGGGCCGCGCAGTCGAGGTGAACGAGATGACGCTCGACTCCGCGTCGTACATCTTGGAGTACGACTTCGACGCGTAG
- a CDS encoding NF041680 family putative transposase — MSLPVPGAVGDALGVLSRFRVEFYECLYARADSLFELTDAILCKDGPVQTLVDLSLKAEHRRGHGALYQALNTGWAEPARLRSLLALLPVPRAVDGRIVLAVDVSTWLRPDAETSPDRLFCHVYGRGRSKDQFIPGWPYSFVAVLESGRTSWCRLLDALRLGPADDAAAVTAAQLRDVIERIIAAGHWSEGAPELLIVADAGYDLARLAHLLADLPVEVCGRLRSDRVMARDPAPHNARPRSGRPRMHGAPFALARATTWGDPQTETLTDTTRYGTATAQAWDRLHPRLTRRSAWITDQNAELPVLHGLVVRLTVERLPGGRDPDPVWLWSSRPGADPGHVDQLWRTYLRRFDLEHTFRLMKQTLGWTVPKLRDPTSADLWTTLIIAAHTQPWLARPAAQDLRRPWERPLPSRKLTPARVRRGFRNIRAKTARPAAAPKPSRPNPGRPLGSNNRVRAEGPRIFRTVI, encoded by the coding sequence ATGAGTCTGCCTGTCCCCGGGGCCGTCGGTGATGCGTTGGGAGTCCTGTCCCGCTTTCGGGTCGAGTTCTACGAGTGTCTGTACGCCCGCGCCGACTCTCTCTTCGAGCTCACCGACGCGATCCTGTGCAAGGACGGGCCCGTGCAGACCTTGGTCGACCTGAGTCTAAAGGCCGAGCACCGACGCGGGCACGGCGCCCTCTACCAGGCGCTGAACACCGGCTGGGCCGAGCCGGCACGGCTGCGGAGCCTGCTGGCCTTGCTGCCCGTGCCGCGTGCGGTCGACGGCCGGATCGTGCTGGCCGTGGACGTCTCCACCTGGTTGCGCCCCGATGCCGAGACCAGCCCCGACCGGCTGTTCTGCCACGTCTACGGACGCGGCCGCAGCAAGGACCAGTTCATCCCCGGCTGGCCCTACTCCTTCGTGGCCGTTCTGGAATCGGGCCGGACCTCCTGGTGCCGCCTGCTGGACGCACTGCGTCTCGGCCCGGCCGATGACGCCGCGGCCGTCACCGCTGCCCAACTGCGCGACGTCATCGAGCGGATCATCGCCGCGGGCCACTGGAGCGAGGGTGCCCCCGAACTGCTGATCGTCGCCGACGCCGGCTACGACCTGGCACGTCTGGCCCATCTGCTCGCCGACCTGCCGGTGGAGGTATGCGGCCGACTGCGCTCGGACCGCGTGATGGCCCGCGACCCGGCCCCGCACAATGCCCGGCCACGATCGGGCCGCCCGCGCATGCACGGTGCTCCGTTCGCACTGGCCAGGGCCACCACCTGGGGCGATCCGCAGACCGAGACCCTTACCGACACCACCCGCTATGGCACCGCAACCGCCCAGGCATGGGACCGGCTCCACCCCCGACTCACCCGCCGCTCAGCCTGGATCACCGACCAGAACGCCGAACTTCCCGTCCTGCACGGCCTCGTAGTCCGCCTCACCGTCGAGCGCCTGCCCGGCGGACGGGATCCTGACCCCGTGTGGCTGTGGTCCTCACGCCCCGGAGCCGACCCTGGCCACGTCGACCAACTGTGGCGCACCTACCTGCGCAGATTCGACCTGGAACACACCTTCCGGCTGATGAAGCAGACATTGGGCTGGACCGTGCCCAAGCTCCGGGACCCGACCAGCGCGGACCTGTGGACGACGCTCATCATCGCCGCACATACCCAGCCGTGGCTCGCCAGACCAGCCGCGCAGGACCTGCGCCGCCCATGGGAACGCCCACTTCCCTCCCGCAAGTTGACACCCGCCCGGGTCCGGCGGGGGTTTCGCAACATCCGCGCGAAGACTGCCCGCCCCGCGGCTGCGCCGAAACCCTCCCGCCCCAACCCCGGACGCCCCCTCGGATCGAACAACCGTGTGAGAGCTGAGGGGCCTCGCATTTTCCGGACAGTGATCTGA
- the cas2e gene encoding type I-E CRISPR-associated endoribonuclease Cas2e has protein sequence MPSMIAISATAVPDHLRGALTRWLLEVTPDLYVGTVSAKVRDELWTSVAASTGHGTAVLIYPTDNEQGFTLQTAGPQRREPLDFDGMTLIGFRGDGQERAKPL, from the coding sequence GTGCCTTCAATGATTGCCATCTCCGCAACCGCCGTCCCCGACCACCTCCGCGGCGCCCTCACCCGCTGGCTCCTCGAAGTGACCCCCGACCTCTACGTCGGCACCGTCTCCGCCAAAGTCCGCGATGAACTCTGGACCTCCGTAGCCGCCTCCACCGGCCACGGCACAGCCGTCCTCATCTACCCCACCGACAACGAACAAGGCTTCACCCTCCAAACCGCCGGCCCCCAACGCCGCGAACCCCTCGACTTCGACGGGATGACACTCATCGGCTTCCGCGGAGACGGTCAAGAAAGAGCAAAGCCCCTCTAG